A DNA window from Deinococcus sonorensis KR-87 contains the following coding sequences:
- a CDS encoding helix-turn-helix domain-containing protein, whose product MALQLGSRIRARRRQLSLTLRDVSETCGLSVPYLSQLERNQANPTVTSLAGIARALGVSLNYFISDPEHQAVVVRRTDDTYLSVQEIPFRIKSLAGRGQGLELEPMMIHVEAGFSSPLTTHLGEEFLYVLQGALQLQVGEDRHTLHPGDSAQHASTTPHAWANPSGSETVILWVGTPKLL is encoded by the coding sequence GTGGCTCTGCAGCTCGGCTCCCGCATTCGCGCCCGTCGCCGTCAACTGTCGCTGACCCTCCGGGACGTCAGCGAGACCTGTGGTCTGTCTGTCCCGTACCTCTCGCAGCTGGAACGCAACCAGGCCAATCCGACCGTCACCTCACTGGCCGGCATCGCCCGCGCTCTGGGCGTCAGCCTGAACTACTTCATCTCCGATCCCGAGCATCAGGCGGTGGTGGTGCGCCGCACCGACGATACCTACCTGAGCGTGCAGGAGATTCCGTTCCGCATCAAGAGTCTGGCGGGCCGGGGCCAGGGGTTGGAACTGGAACCGATGATGATCCACGTCGAGGCGGGGTTCAGCTCGCCGCTGACCACCCACCTGGGCGAGGAATTTCTGTACGTGCTGCAGGGTGCCCTGCAGTTGCAGGTGGGCGAGGACCGGCACACGCTCCATCCCGGGGACAGCGCCCAGCACGCCAGCACCACCCCGCACGCCTGGGCCAATCCCAGCGGGTCCGAAACGGTGATCCTGTGGGTCGGCACCCCCAAGCTGCTGTAG